In Kaistella sp. 97-N-M2, the sequence TTCAACTAGATATTGGGCAGATTGTATTCCATATTTAATTCGGCCACCAGCGTACAAAGGCAGTGAGGCGGCGACGTTGCCATAAAATGCGGAATTAGCTTTCGGCGACTTGCCTTCGTTATTTGAAGGCGGCAAAATCATCAGGTTAACATCCGCATTAGCAAGGGCTAAAGCACTGCCGGAAACTTTTAAACTCGGAAGTCTGTTATTGCGGGCTTCAAGATAATTAGCCGTCGCTTCCTGAATTTTCGCTTCATCAATGCGCAGATTTTTAGAATTTTGAATTCCGAGCATCACCGCTTCGTCCAACGTAATCGTTCGTTTTTCCTGCGCGTTCGCACCCGTCCCCCACGCTAAAAAAAACAGGGTGACAATGGAACTATATATTTTCTTCATAACCTAAGAGGTATTTTAAAAGGTTTTTAATGTGAATTTTTATTTCGTTATAGTAATCGTTTTCGTAACTATCGCCGCCGGCCATATATTCCCGGTAAATGGGAACCGTGTGGAGCGCCGTGAAAATGGTACCTGAAATTGTCGCGTGTAAAAATTCAATTCGCGGCTTCTTTGTAAAAATATTTTTCTCAAAACCGTCCTCAACAAGTGCGCTGTAAATTCGGAGAAATCCTATTTTAAACTCATTGATGAATTGAACAATGTGTTTGTTCTTGTTCGTCAACTGTTCGCGCTGCATGATGATGTAGAAGGTTCTTAACCGATGTACCCGATCAATATACCTGTTGATAATGAGGTTGATCTTTTCCCATTCATTCAAACTTTCGTTTGCTATAACTTCTTTACTGAAAGACAGACTTTCGTTCATCCGAAATTCGAATATTTTTTCAAACAACTTTTCTTTGGAGCCAAAATAATAAGAGATCATGGAAATATTTACGTTCGCCTCTTTCGAGATTTCTCTCGTCGAAGTTCCGTTGAAACCCTTTTGTGCAAAGAGTTTTTCGGCGCTAAATAAAATATTTTCTTCTTTAGATATCATCGTTTCCGTGTTTTTTGCGGGTGCAAAGTTAAACTATTATTTACAAAATTCAATCAAACGATTGATTTTTATTTCTCAATATCTAAAAAAAAATATTGAGAAATTAAATTTAATATCGTAATATTGCTATATTAAATAAAACCTCAATTTTTAAAGCTTAAATTAATGGGTATTACAAAATCTGAACACTTTACCGCGGAACAAAATGAAATCGCTACCCTCTTAAAAGCTTTAGCCCATCCGGCCAGAATTGCCATTGTAGAATATCTTTTGTCCGTCGACTCCTGTATCTGCAATGATATTGTGGCAGAACTTCCTCTGGCACAGCCCACCATTTCTCAACACCTCAAAGAATTGAAGAACGCTGGAATTATTAAGGGAAATATCGAAGGGAAATCTATTTGCTATTGCATCAACCCCGAAAAATTTAAAAAAGTACAGCATTTTGTAGCGCAGATCTTTCTTAAAATTGAAAAACAGACCAACTGCTGCTAATTGATAAACATCAAAATTTAAAAAAAATGGAAAACAATGCGCAAATTAAGGAAATGGTAAGGCAGAAATATTCAGAAATTGCTTTACAGGACAAGGAAACCAACGCTTCCTCCTGTTGCGGCAGTGGCGGCTGCAGCACGGAAGTTTATAATATTATGTCCGAAGAATATGACGACCTGAAAGGTTATGCCAAAGACGCAGATCTGGGCTTAGGCTGCGGATTGCCGACAAATTTTGCCAAAATTAAAACAGGCGATACTGTAGTAGATTTGGGAAGCGGCGCAGGAAACGACTGTTTTATCGCGCGTGCCGAAACGGGCGAAGACGGTCGCGTGATTGGAATCGATTTTACGGAGGCCATGATTATAAAAGCACGCAAAAACGCTGCGCAGCTAAACTACCAAAATGTAGAATTCCGGCAGGGCGATATCGAAAATATTCCAATGTCGGCGAATCTTGCAGACGTGGTCGTCAGCAATTGTGTGATGAATTTGGTTCCGGATAAACACAAGGCTTTTTCAGAAGTGTATCGTATTTTAAAACCGACAGGACATTTTTCGATTTCCGATATCGTGTTAAGTGGCGCTCTGCCCGAAAAGATTAAGAATGCTGCAGAGATGTACGCGGGTTGTGTGGCCAGTGCCATTCAGAAAGAGGATTATCTGAATATTATTAAGGAAGCCGGCTTTAAAAATATTGCCGTTCAAAAAGAGAAAGCGATCATTATTCCGGATGAAATTTTAATGAATTACCTGAACGAAGAGGAAATTCGAAACCACCATAATTCGGACACGAAAATTTACAGCATTACCGTTTATGCGGAAAAGGGCGAAAAGAGTTGCGATCCTAATTCCGGCTGCTGTTAAACGGAATATTTTCAGCTTTCAATTTTTTTGCAGTATAAAAAAACCACCTTTCGGTGGTTTCTTTTTAGCTAACTAAGTTATGATCTACGGCAAATTTTACGAGCATCGAGGAGTTTCTGACGTCCAGTTTCAGCATGATATTTCGCCGGTGCGATTCGACGGTATGTGTGCTGATAAAAAGCTTTTCTGCAATCTCTTTCGTGCGGAAGCCCTCGCAAATGAGATCTAAAACTTCTTTTTCGCGTTCGGTCAGTTCTTCGACACCGAATTTTTTACCCGGTTTTTCATCGACATTGCAGATAAAATTGAACAGCGCATTTTTCGTATCGTCATTTATGTAAACTTTATCATTAATCACCTGACCTAAAGCACGGAGAAACTCTTTGCCGTCGGTATTTTCGGTGAGAAAACTCCTGATCCCCTTATCAAAAAATTTCTTTATTAATCTTACATCCGTTTTCGAAGAAAGAAGCACAATCTTCAGAGCCGGATGTAAGGAAAGTAAATTTTCAATTTGTTCGAAAACCTCATTAACGTTAATTTCGGAAATATTCATAATGAGTAATTCCGACTGTTTAGTGACCAATGTTTCGATCGCCTCGAACTGCACGGTTCCTTTAAAATCGAACATGTTGGTGAACTGATGGTGATCGAGAAAACACTGAACGCTTTCTAAATGGAGCTCATGATTCTCATAAAGGATAAGTTCTCTTTTCATAAAATGTGTTTTAATTTTTACGAATTTAGTAACTTTTTCCCAAAAAACGACCGTGCATTTCACCCTTTTTCCGTGCCGCAAATCTGAAATAAATTTTAAAATAGATGCTTTTTAAATTAATTTTTTAACTTTTTTGCACCAAAAAAATAAATTAATTTAAATAAACTTCATATTTATTCATTTCATGAATAATTTCCAAAAGATTGCCATTAATATCAACATTTGCTTTCATCGATACCAATTCTATATTGGACTGATCTTCCGGATTTTTAACGAAGAAATTTAGTTTGTGTTCGCCGTTGGAATTGCTGAAGTTTTCCCGAAAAAAGTCGACATCTTCTCTTCTCAAATCATTTACATCTACAACAACCGTCATTTTTTTTGCGAATTTTTCGAAAGCGTCTTTTAGATCGATAACTTCCGAAACGTTCACGA encodes:
- a CDS encoding arsenite methyltransferase is translated as MENNAQIKEMVRQKYSEIALQDKETNASSCCGSGGCSTEVYNIMSEEYDDLKGYAKDADLGLGCGLPTNFAKIKTGDTVVDLGSGAGNDCFIARAETGEDGRVIGIDFTEAMIIKARKNAAQLNYQNVEFRQGDIENIPMSANLADVVVSNCVMNLVPDKHKAFSEVYRILKPTGHFSISDIVLSGALPEKIKNAAEMYAGCVASAIQKEDYLNIIKEAGFKNIAVQKEKAIIIPDEILMNYLNEEEIRNHHNSDTKIYSITVYAEKGEKSCDPNSGCC
- a CDS encoding helix-turn-helix transcriptional regulator — encoded protein: MGITKSEHFTAEQNEIATLLKALAHPARIAIVEYLLSVDSCICNDIVAELPLAQPTISQHLKELKNAGIIKGNIEGKSICYCINPEKFKKVQHFVAQIFLKIEKQTNCC
- a CDS encoding response regulator transcription factor, which codes for MKRELILYENHELHLESVQCFLDHHQFTNMFDFKGTVQFEAIETLVTKQSELLIMNISEINVNEVFEQIENLLSLHPALKIVLLSSKTDVRLIKKFFDKGIRSFLTENTDGKEFLRALGQVINDKVYINDDTKNALFNFICNVDEKPGKKFGVEELTEREKEVLDLICEGFRTKEIAEKLFISTHTVESHRRNIMLKLDVRNSSMLVKFAVDHNLVS
- a CDS encoding TetR/AcrR family transcriptional regulator, with translation MISKEENILFSAEKLFAQKGFNGTSTREISKEANVNISMISYYFGSKEKLFEKIFEFRMNESLSFSKEVIANESLNEWEKINLIINRYIDRVHRLRTFYIIMQREQLTNKNKHIVQFINEFKIGFLRIYSALVEDGFEKNIFTKKPRIEFLHATISGTIFTALHTVPIYREYMAGGDSYENDYYNEIKIHIKNLLKYLLGYEENI